Genomic window (Verrucomicrobiota bacterium):
TCCAGATGTTGCGCACCATCGAAGCCACCTTCAACGACATCTGGGGAGTCACCCGCGGACGCGGGTGGATTGCCAGCATTACGCAATACTTCACTGTTATCGCCTTGGGGCCGCTCATCCTGGCGCTGGCGATTGGCATCACGACGGGCCCGCATTTCACCAAGACCCTGGGCCTGGTCACCCATCACCCGGCCTTGAGCGCGGTGTTTTTTTCCATGATGCCGTTTTTCCTGCTCACCACCGGATTCGCGCTGTTTTACGCCTTCATGCCGAATACCCGGGTGACCTTTTCCGCAGCGCTGGCCGGCGGGTTAGTGGCAGGATTTCTATGGCAGGTGAACAGCCTGCTGAACACGATGTATGCCTCGAACGTGGTCACTTATAGCAAAATCTACGGCAGCCTGAGTTTGGTGCCGCTATTTTTACTAGGCATCTATTTTTCCTGGCTCTTCCTCTTGTTTGGCGCGCAGGTGGCTTATGCCTATCAAAATCGCAGCACCTACCTGCAAGAAAAACAGGCCGAAGGGGTTAACCAGCAAGGCCGCGAGTTTGTGGCGCTGCGCATCATGGCCTTTGTGGCACAACGCTTCGCGCGAGGCGAACCCGCCCCCACCGCCTCGGAAATCAGCACGGCATTGGGGGTTCCCTCACGGTTGGCGTCCATCCTGCTGGGCCAGTTGACCCAAGCGCGCCTGGTGGTGGAGGTGGCGGGAAACGAAATCAGCTTTATTCCCGCCCGTCCCTTGGACCAGATTCATTGTGGTGACATTTTACAGGTGCTGCGCACCGTTAATGGCGTGTCGATGAACACCCGTGATGAACCCATGCGCCAGTTGGTTTCCGGCGAACTGGACCGGGTGCGCCAGGCGGAAGCAGACATCGCCCGCTCCATCACCCTGCAAAAACTGGCCGACTTGAAATAGCCGTAAAGGACCGCGCCTCCGTGTGCCCGGTTGTTTTTTGGACCTTGCTGGCCTTCACCTGTCCCCCTTAGCTTCCTTCGACAATATTGATTTCATCAGGCGTTAAACCGTAAAGCTGATAGACCAGCGCATCCATTCGCTGTTCAGCGGCAGCAATGGCGTTTTGTAAAGTGGCCGTTTCTGATTCCGAGACAGCCGAACGCAATTTTGGCACCAACAGCAACAGCCTATCCACTTGTTCCACCACTGTGTCATGACAGTCTTTGTCGGCGGGGGAGGAGAAATCCAAGTTACAAAGCGGAATGCGGTCGGTCACCGGAGCATCAAAGTGCATGGTCCTGATGGCGCGTGCGAAAATGAACCGGTAGGTGAACCAATTGATTAACTTTGAATTCAAAAGCGCCGCAACAAACAAGGCTGAAAATGGCGCGGCCACAGAAAGTTGGTTGATAGTATCCAAAATCACCGAGTTGCCTTGCAGCTCGTTTGGCAAAACCGTAGCGATAATGCGAATGTGATCCACCGGATTCTCGATGTGCGCGACGATATTTTGCACGAGCACGCTATTTGATTTTACCAACGCCTTCGCGTCCGTAACGGCTGCTTTTGCCAGGCGTCCTTTCGGCGTCTCCGCAAGGCAAAAGCGGCCAATCTGTTTCCCTCCCAGCACCGTGTAAAAACCTGTCCCTGCGGAAACCGAGCTTTGGAGCATGGCACCCCGTTGGTTTTTGAGGATGTGACCAAGATAGCGCGCTGACAATTTTAGTTTTTGCGCGAGCTTCACTTCGGTAGGCGTGACATTGCTCAAGATAAATTGAAACTCGGCACACAAGTTTTTATCCAGCTTTCCGAAATGTCTGATCGCTTGACCCACACGGGATGCCGAAGTGTAGGCTGATGTTTTGGATGCCTTTTCGAGCACGCAAATAACCTGCTCCAACTTAACTTCCGGCCAAACTTTCCCGCAATCACACGCGATGGATAATTCCACAATGATTTTTTCGCGGATTTCCCGCCAGTTGGAATTATAGAGCAACGGCTTTGGTACAATATAGCCACCCAAGCCATGCGGTTTTAAAAGCCGCTGTTTGAGCAGGATGAACAGTGCCGCGGTGTCCGTTAAACTAATTCCGAAACTTTTTTGGAGGTATTGACGTTCCTCATCATTTAATTCAGCTCCGTAAGGTGGGTTGCCGATGACGGCGTCAAAGCCACCGGCTTTCATGATGGGAGCGAATTGCACCGGCCAGTCAAAGGCATGAACGCGAACGAGGTCTGCGGGTAGCATCGAGAAATCAGAGGCGATCAGCGAGTTGCCGCACTTGATGTTGTCCTGCAAGGGCGGCAGCAGGGCGATGTCCGTCTCGGCAGCCAGCAGTTCGCGCTGACGGTGGAGGGTGGTGCGGTTCTCATTCTCCAACATCTTGAGATAGAGCGAAAGCTGGGTGACTTCCACAGCGGCAGCGTCCAAATCCACGCCGTAGATATTCTGGGTGAGAATTTTCCTTTTGAGTTCCACGGTCAAGTGGACATCGCCGGTTTCGACATCCACCCAACAAAGCGCCCGGTGTTTCTTTTCCCAGACAGTGCGGGCCTCTTTTTCGATCCTGGGCGGCAGCGCCGCAGTCAAACGTTTTTGCCAGTGTTCACAGACACGCTCAAACGCGCGGATGAGAAATGAGCCGGAGCCACACGCCGGGTCCAG
Coding sequences:
- a CDS encoding YhjD/YihY/BrkB family envelope integrity protein, coding for MVGKSFVRNRCLIRASALAYTTLLALIPMLAVGASIAVAFLQKDGEKTIGPMIDQIVAYIAPALDLQVKGDGVEAAAGRHEVVAKITGFINNISGGALGGTSMVALIFVAIQMLRTIEATFNDIWGVTRGRGWIASITQYFTVIALGPLILALAIGITTGPHFTKTLGLVTHHPALSAVFFSMMPFFLLTTGFALFYAFMPNTRVTFSAALAGGLVAGFLWQVNSLLNTMYASNVVTYSKIYGSLSLVPLFLLGIYFSWLFLLFGAQVAYAYQNRSTYLQEKQAEGVNQQGREFVALRIMAFVAQRFARGEPAPTASEISTALGVPSRLASILLGQLTQARLVVEVAGNEISFIPARPLDQIHCGDILQVLRTVNGVSMNTRDEPMRQLVSGELDRVRQAEADIARSITLQKLADLK
- a CDS encoding DNA methyltransferase; translation: MPTEVTFESFERELNRLVESFGKRLAELKQPGYAEAQLRDDFLNPMFRALGWDMENRAGLIQKEREVEIESATQIGGGRKRADYLFRTDKRDRFVCEAKKPAEDLHARYAFQAKRYAWNKGVWVAVLTDFEELKVYLVGGKPRIDEPQVGEWKSWHFRQYPLIAREIWDLLARDKIAADGIDQLLEALPKKAIGTGKARQQWLIKPDRSRALDSDFLEFLDATRRDLAADIYKHNNHAELLEGNKLTESVQRIIDRILFLRICEDRDIDTGQRLESIVEKWRKNTGDEDTGRHAYQQPFELHDAPPADYGTCGIRAPKDSLWHQVVRHFRALDRRPPTHVPFFNGNLFKPDYTEAIVISDEWLAGFIGDLSDDESPYLFNVIDVEILGSVYERFLGKVVRPQGRGITIEDKPEVRKAGGVYYTPRYIVNYIVEQTAGKLLNGIASEKATEGLKAFATRTEKLRLLDPACGSGSFLIRAFERVCEHWQKRLTAALPPRIEKEARTVWEKKHRALCWVDVETGDVHLTVELKRKILTQNIYGVDLDAAAVEVTQLSLYLKMLENENRTTLHRQRELLAAETDIALLPPLQDNIKCGNSLIASDFSMLPADLVRVHAFDWPVQFAPIMKAGGFDAVIGNPPYGAELNDEERQYLQKSFGISLTDTAALFILLKQRLLKPHGLGGYIVPKPLLYNSNWREIREKIIVELSIACDCGKVWPEVKLEQVICVLEKASKTSAYTSASRVGQAIRHFGKLDKNLCAEFQFILSNVTPTEVKLAQKLKLSARYLGHILKNQRGAMLQSSVSAGTGFYTVLGGKQIGRFCLAETPKGRLAKAAVTDAKALVKSNSVLVQNIVAHIENPVDHIRIIATVLPNELQGNSVILDTINQLSVAAPFSALFVAALLNSKLINWFTYRFIFARAIRTMHFDAPVTDRIPLCNLDFSSPADKDCHDTVVEQVDRLLLLVPKLRSAVSESETATLQNAIAAAEQRMDALVYQLYGLTPDEINIVEGS